A genome region from Euwallacea fornicatus isolate EFF26 unplaced genomic scaffold, ASM4011564v1 scaffold_62, whole genome shotgun sequence includes the following:
- the LOC136349767 gene encoding uncharacterized protein, protein MHRKLQTNLHQLNVIKKLLRLKLENIEGLNRETSNVESRISWENVVSCFNQNVTSNVIINLTHKDINQFLNDSSLLFETKIKEFLKQNPVIKVASTFCGEFIKKSGDKEIINIFYFNTNYAIIDVGTNLLGWFRENIQDQVLNQLSEFQERDSGFALQKIDYLEININKFEMGSGSTFIKLPKEISKKRACINIQNDDQACFYWSIVSAIYPVINNNNRITSYPHYSAVLNTTNLEMPMPLNKIYKFEKLNDISVNVYALEMSTVPTTFYAVVPVRLTPQKLNKHINLLLIQNKYYPKLNDYNPVPTDAVVEEEDTNIIYHYCWIKDLSRLLSSQLNKHKQRKFICDRCLNYFSNHQKLLTHEVLCTKLNDCHISFPKYDFIEFKNHVYQQKAPFVIYADFESQLENVSFSNDLGKYQRHIPFSVGYFIKCAYNDSLSQFKMFRGTNCVEWFVNEMIELSKFIYNETKKNTPMNIQLDLSMAKRCHICEKPFSPKDEIIRDHDHFTGIFRGFAHSVCNLNFRKQFVVPIIFQNLSGYDSHFLIKLLCKKGCLSVLPINKEKYISFTHHVTENDIKFRYIDSYRFLGASLDELAKSMQPENLKLLKSQFLDVTEEKFKLLTCKGVFCYDYIDSIDKLDEKTLPSKEYFYNKLEDSHIDDEKYSHASKVWDSFNIQTLGEYSDLYLKTDVILLADIFEHFKLNCISTHNLDPSWYFTMPGYTWDCMLKYTKCKLELLHDIDQIMFIEKGIRGSVSVCSSRYSEANNKYMFDYDPVKPSKYLLYLDVNNLYGKAMCEPLPYGGFEWIEDTNFDVLTIPDDSPVGYILQVDLQYPNKLHDTHKDFPFAPEHLKPPQSKLPKLMTTLFHKQNYIVHYRNLKQMLKHGLVSTKIHKILKFNQSPWLKSYIELNNGFRTQAQSTFEKNLFKLFNNAVFGKTMENIRKHRAVKIVKSWEGRYGAKNFISSPRFHSRLILDENLVIIELKKSSICFNKPQYIGMAILDLSKIYMYDFHYEYMLPKMGVDRCKLMYMDTDSFIYELCCNDVYEEIIKRDLTKFDTSDYPTNNPYNIPPTNKKVLGLMKDEANGKIISHFVGLRSKMYSFKIQDGKVTKKAKGVKHTIVRNKLTFNDYVECLKNFKITSVTQRSIRSYNHEIYSVEQNKIALNPYDDKRQILSNSFDTLPYGHYSLSNIRHGQP, encoded by the coding sequence ATGCACCGCAAATTGCAGACAAATTTACatcaattaaatgtaattaaaaaactacttcgactaaaactagaaaatataGAGGGATTAAATCGAGAAACAAGTAATGTTGAAAGTAGGATTTCGTGGGAAAACGTGGTTTCATGTTTCAATCAAAATGTAACATcgaatgttattattaatttgacgcatAAGGATATAAATCAATTCTTAAACGATTcttctcttttatttgaaacgaagataaaagagtttttaaaacaaaatccagTTATTAAGGTAGCTTCCACATTTTGTGgggagtttattaaaaaatctggggataaggaaataattaacattttctattttaatacaaactaTGCGATCATTGATGTGGGAACGAATTTACTTGGCTGGTTTCGCGAAAATATCCAAGATCAAGTATTAAACCAACTGTCAGAATTTCAGGAACGTGATTCAGGCTTTGCTTtacaaaaaatcgattatttagaaattaatattaataaatttgaaatgggtaGCGGTTcaacttttatcaaattacctaaagaaatttcaaagaaacgggcttgcattaatattcaaaatgacgaTCAAGCCTGTTTCTATTGGTCGATTGTTAGTGCTATTTATCCtgttataaataacaataatcgtATTACTTCATATCCACATTACAGCGCTGTTTTAAATAccacaaatttagaaatgcctatgcctttaaacaaaatatataaatttgaaaaattaaacgataTATCGGTAAATGTTTACGCTTTAGAAATGTCAACGGTACCGACAACATTCTATGCAGTAGTTCCAGTCAGATTAAcacctcaaaaactaaacaaacatattaatttgcttttaattcagAACAAATATTATCCTAAATTAAATGACTATAATCCGGTTCCCACAGATGCAGTAGTAGAAGAAGAAGATACCAATATTATCTATCACTATTGCTGGATTAAAGATTTATCACGATTATTATCCAGTCagttaaacaaacataaacaacgtaaatttatttgtgatagatgtttaaattatttttccaaccatcaaaaattattaacacatgAAGTATTGTGCACTAAGTTGAATGACTGTCATATTTCGTTTCCCAAATACGACTTTATAGagtttaaaaatcatgtttatcaacaaaaagccccatttgttatttatgctgATTTCGAAAGTCAATTGGAAAACGTTTCTTTCTCGAATGATTTAGGTAAATATCAAAGACACATTCCTTTTAGTGTAGGATATTTCATCAAATGTGCATATAATGACTCTTTATCTCAGTTCAAAATGTTTCGAGGTACTAACTGTGTTGAATGgtttgttaatgaaatgattgaactgtcgaaatttatttataatgaaacaaagaaaaacactCCAATGAACATCCAACTTGATTTATCAATGGCTAAAAGGTGTCACATTTGTGAAAAACCGTTTTCCCCTAAAGATGAAATTATTCGAGATCATGATCATTTCACGGGTATTTTCAGAGGATTTGCTCATTCagtatgcaatttaaattttcgtaagcAGTTTGTGGTGCCGATAATTTTCCAGAATCTTTCCGGATAcgattctcattttttaatcaaacttttatgtaaaaaaggatGTTTAAGTGTACTACctattaacaaagaaaaatatatttcattcacCCATCATGTAAcagaaaatgacattaaatttcGCTATATTGATTCGTATAGATTTTTGGGGGCTTCTCTCGATGAACTTGCAAAATCGATGCAAcccgaaaatttaaaacttttaaaaagtcaatttttagatgtgacggaagaaaaatttaaactcttaACGTGTAAAGGTGTGTTTTGCTACGATTATATTGATAGTATTGATAAACttgatgaaaaaactttaCCATCCAAGgaatatttctataataaacTAGAAGATTCGCATATTGACGACGAAAAATATAGTCATGCATCGAAGGTATGGGattcttttaatattcagaCTTTGGGAGAATATTcagatttgtatttaaaaactgatgTTATACTTTTagctgatatttttgaacatttcaaattaaattgtatttcaaCTCATAATCTCGATCCTTCATGGTATTTTACCATGCCCGGATATACTTGGGACTGTATGTTAAAGTACACTAAATGCAAGTTGGAGTTATTACACGATATCgatcaaataatgtttattgaaaaaggtATTCGTGGTAGCGTTTCTGTGTGTAGCAGTAGATATTCAGAAGCAAACAACAAGTACATGTTTGACTATGATCCTGTAAAACCGTCTAAATACCTTCTTTACCTAGATGTGAACAATTTGTACGGAAAGGCAATGTGTGAACCTTTACCTTACGGAGGCTTCGAATGGATAGAAGATACCAATTTTGACGTATTAACTATTCCTGACGATTCCCCCGTAGGGTATATTTTGCAGGTAGATTTACAGTACCCAAATAAGTTACATGACACGCATAAGGACTTTCCTTTCGCACCTGAACATCTTAAACCGCCACAATCGAAATTACCCAAATTAATGACCACtctgtttcataaacaaaattatattgttcattataggaatttaaagcaaatgttaAAACATGGATTAGTTTCgacaaaaattcacaaaattttaaagtttaaccaGTCACCATGGTTAAAATcttatattgaattaaataacGGGTTTCGAACACAAGCTCaatcaacttttgaaaaaaatttattcaagctGTTTAATAACGCGGTGTTTGGGAAAACgatggaaaatattcgaaagcACCGCGcagttaaaattgttaaatcttgGGAAGGACGTTATggtgcaaaaaattttatttctagtcCTAGGTTTCATAGCAGATTAATTCTAGATGAAAACCTTGTTATTATTGAACTGAAAAAGTCTTCAATCTGTTTCAATAAACCACAGTACATAGGCATGGCAATTTTAGACTTGTCTAAAATATACATGTACGATTTTCATTATGAGTACATGCTACCGAAAATGGGAGTTGATCGGTGCAAGCTCATGTACATGGACACCGACAGTTTTATTTACGAACTCTGTTGTAATGACGTTTATGAAGAAATCATAAAGAGAGATCTAacgaaatttgatacttcCGATTATCCTACCAACAATCCATACAATATCCCTccgacaaataaaaaagtcttaGGACTAATGAAGGATGAagctaatggaaaaattatttctcattttgttgGACTCAGGTCAAAAAtgtacagttttaaaattcaagatggAAAGGTTACCAAAAAAGCGAAAGGAGTGAAACATACTATTGTCCGtaacaaattaacttttaacgaTTACGTcgaatgcttaaaaaattttaaaatcacttcGGTAACCCAACGGTCTATTCGTTCCTATaatcatgaaatttatagcgttgaacaaaataaaattgctttaaatccTTATGATGACAAAcgacaaattttatcaaacagCTTTGATACTCTACCTTACGGACACTATAGCCTCAGTAACATACGTCACGGACAGCCTTAG
- the LOC136349768 gene encoding uncharacterized protein encodes MDHINVQEKVFIDDSILSWEVLSFDPFNPTKLGTNDEIRISLQQTGKYPLPCKSELYIELKVTKEDGTPLTNTYLINNAAAFLFKELRYVLNGVTIDAVRDVGITATLKGYSSYNLNESAKLQNAGWYPVEKEKSIMTDSNGNVSLCIPLKMYSGFFEDYKKIILNSHQELILVRANDDSNALVQTAASTEKPKLTITKLCWRVPHLTVAIPQELALTKTIDKNTDILLTFRSWELVEYPELLEATRHNWTVKTSTKVETPRHVILAFQKDKRGNLKKDMSKFDHCDLRNVNVYLNSERYPYGDLQLDFKNNRFATLYEMFSEFRQVYYNNAQEPIFTPSEFKDKAPLVYINCTHQRDLLQTGSVTMRVEFETAEKVTDKTTAYCLIIHDKIFSYNPLTKIVKQL; translated from the coding sequence atggatcatataaacgtccaagaaaaagtttttattgacgACTCAATTTTAAGCTGGGAAGTGCTCTCTTTTGATCCATTCAATCCTACTAAATTGGGGACAAACGATGAAATTAGAATATCCTTACAGCAAACCGGAAAATATCCCTTACCCTGCAAAAGTGAACTTTACATTGAACTAAAGGTTACGAAAGAGGATGGTACGCCACTTACAAACACATACTTGATAAATAATGCCGCggcgtttttattcaaagagttgAGATATGTTCTAAATGGAGTGACAATTGACGCAGTACGAGATGTTGGTATAACAGCAACCCTTAAGGGTTATtcatcatataatttaaatgaaagcgcTAAGCTTCAAAACGCGGGATGGTATCcggtagaaaaagaaaaaagcatcATGACGGACTCTAAcggaaatgtttctttatgtatTCCTCTTAAGATGTACTCTGGTTTCTTTGAAGATtataagaaaatcattttaaattcacatcaaGAATTAATCCTAGTTAGAGCTAACGATGATTCCAATGCATTGGTACAAACGGCAGCATCTACAGAAAAACCGAAACTTACGATAACAAAACTCTGTTGGAGAGTTCCACACTTAACAGTAGCAATTCCTCAGGAATTAGCACTTACAAAAactattgataaaaatactgACATCTTATTAACTTTTCGAAGCTGGGAATTAGTTGAATATCCAGAGTTATTAGAAGCCACCAGACACAATTGGACGGTAAAGACATCGACCAAAGTTGAAACTCCACGCCATGTCATACTCGCATTTCAAAAAGACAAAAGAGGTAATCTTAAAAAGGATATGAGCAAATTTGATCACTGTGACCTACGAAACGTaaatgtgtatttaaattctgaaagataCCCGTATGGTGACTTGcaacttgattttaaaaataatagatttgcaaccctgtatgaaatgttttccgaATTTCGTCAGGTTTACTATAATAACGCACAAGAACCGATTTTCACTCCGTCCGAATTCAAAGATAAAGCTCCACttgtttacatcaattgtaCTCACCAAAGAGATTTACTTCAAACTGGATCAGTCACTATGAGagtggaatttgaaactgcAGAAAAAGTGACTGATAAAACGACAGCCTATTGCCTCATTATtcatgacaaaatatttagttataatccacttacgaaaattgtaaaacagctttaa